The segment GATCCATAGCCTTTGCCTTTTCTCTTTGAACTTCTAGATTGGCTCTTTCTAAAATTCTCTTGGCCTCTTGCTCAGCCTCTTGTACAATTTCTGCTCTGCGTACATCTCCCCTACGGGTAGCCTCTGCTATAATTTGTCCAGCCTCACCTTTGGCCACATCTATCTTTTGTTGGTAAGCTACTTTTAGTTCCTCTGCTTCTATTTTTGTTTTTTCAGCATCTTCTAAATCACCAGCAATCTTATTCTTTCTATCTTGTAGCATCTTTGACACAGGTTTAAATAAAAAGTAAGATACCGCTGCAAATAATATAAGCGTATTGACAATTTGCATGATTATTGACCACCATTGGATGCTTACTAAACCTACTTCTCCTCCCATCTAGCTATGCCTCCTTTCCTATACGAAATTCTGTCATGGAATAACAGGGGTAGAGATCATGTTATCCAATTAATCTAATTAATGGATTGGCAAATAATAAAATCAAAGCAATGATTAGACCATAGATCCCTGTAGTCTCGGCTACAGCTGCACCTAGAAGCATTGTTCTTACAATATCCCCCTGGGCTTCTGGTTGTCTTCCTACGCCTTCTGCCCCTTTACCTGCTGCATATCCTTGTCCTATACCAGGTCCTATACCTGCGATCATAGCAAGTCCTGCTCCTATTGCTGAACATGCAAGTATTAATTCTTTTCCTGTAATCATTCGATATTCCTCCTTTAATATGTCTGTTTCAAAATAAGTACATTTTTCTCTCATTCTTTTGCATCAGATTTTGTTATTCTACATATAGTGAAGAATCTACGGTTTAAGATTCTTCTCTACAACATCTGGATGACTCTATTATCCAATTAATCTAATTAATGGATTGGCAAATAATAAAATCAAAGCAATGATTAGACCATAGATCCCTGTAGTCTCGGCTACGGCTGCACCTAGAAGCATTGTTCTTACAATATCCCCCTGGGCTTCTGGTCTTCTTCCCACGCCCTCTGCTCCTTTACCTGCTGCATATCCTTGTCCTATACCAGGTCCTATACCTGCGATCATAGCAAGTCCTGCTCCTATTGCTGAACAAGCAAGAATTAGCTCTTTTCCTGTGATTCCTTCAAACATGAAATATTCCTCCTTCTCTGCACGATTTTTTCTAATCAATAATCGGTAAAAATTTTATGCTTTTACCTTGTACCTCTTCATCCCCATCTCCTAATCCATTGCTCCAGAAATGAATACCATGGATAACATCAGAAATATAAAGGTTTGCAATAACCCAGAAAATACGTCAAAGTATATATGGGGAAGCACAGGGACTACAATTGGTAGTACCGAGTAAAGTAACCCCATAATGATAACTCCTCCTACTATATTTCCGAAAAGACGGAAGGATAGAGATATGGGATTGGCAATTTCTCCAATAATATTTAAAGGAAGCAATAGGGGAAAGGGTTCTATAAATCCCTTTA is part of the Irregularibacter muris genome and harbors:
- the atpF gene encoding F0F1 ATP synthase subunit B; translated protein: MGGEVGLVSIQWWSIIMQIVNTLILFAAVSYFLFKPVSKMLQDRKNKIAGDLEDAEKTKIEAEELKVAYQQKIDVAKGEAGQIIAEATRRGDVRRAEIVQEAEQEAKRILERANLEVQREKAKAMDQLKDDMIEIALAAAASIIQKNLDSQEHEKLVQQYIEEMGDIHV
- the atpE gene encoding ATP synthase F0 subunit C — its product is MITGKELILACSAIGAGLAMIAGIGPGIGQGYAAGKGAEGVGRQPEAQGDIVRTMLLGAAVAETTGIYGLIIALILLFANPLIRLIG
- the atpE gene encoding ATP synthase F0 subunit C, which codes for MFEGITGKELILACSAIGAGLAMIAGIGPGIGQGYAAGKGAEGVGRRPEAQGDIVRTMLLGAAVAETTGIYGLIIALILLFANPLIRLIG